A section of the Microscilla marina ATCC 23134 genome encodes:
- a CDS encoding HORMA-1 domain-containing protein: MNSYTNSYSQTNTYTEARAKYVIGKIYEDTLNMWNAGLITTEKCNSWRADLLYLLNKQVLSQFEFQFRKPNGEQIGGLCQVVKNDGSISIDDDSGGNDFYNLPSNTHVSLLAILDTEAHNYNEANEELEKRGWGNNGKKLTGASNSHGSYSKDGYGLNIKKFGEW, encoded by the coding sequence ATGAACTCATATACAAATTCATATTCTCAAACCAATACTTATACTGAGGCAAGAGCAAAGTATGTTATAGGCAAAATATATGAGGATACTTTAAATATGTGGAATGCAGGTTTGATTACTACAGAGAAATGTAATAGTTGGCGAGCTGATTTATTGTACCTACTGAATAAACAAGTACTTAGTCAGTTTGAGTTTCAGTTTAGAAAACCTAATGGAGAACAAATAGGAGGGTTATGTCAGGTAGTGAAAAATGATGGAAGCATCTCTATTGATGATGACTCAGGTGGAAACGATTTTTACAATCTTCCATCTAATACCCATGTTTCATTGTTGGCAATACTTGATACTGAGGCTCATAACTATAACGAAGCCAATGAAGAACTTGAGAAAAGAGGCTGGGGAAATAATGGCAAAAAATTAACTGGAGCAAGCAACAGCCATGGAAGTTATTCTAAAGATGGTTATGGTTTGAATATTAAAAAATTTGGAGAATGGTAG
- a CDS encoding AAA family ATPase, with the protein MVDNTLRLIETKHPDKQADEAYKALVGLEEHKANLLHNLRLIVQPDTLNNWKKKHHKGKLSFLDKYIPIRPLVMLSGEVGCGKTALANAIGSPLAQQLGTHLLTLETPSNIRGGGMVGEISNRITATFANAKAKINKAKCPGILIIDEADDLATSRAQNQAHHEDRAGLNVLIKQIDLLSREKVPLAVIMITNRLDVLDPALRRRVGLALEFKRPNNEFILKKLFATILEGVSYTETELKELVKIAQAKTPHFSYSDIIQRVGGQAILQSMARDKPLDMHVLKELLKSTAPSPLLENTKIV; encoded by the coding sequence ATGGTAGATAATACTTTAAGACTAATAGAAACCAAGCACCCCGACAAGCAAGCAGATGAGGCTTACAAAGCCTTGGTGGGGCTAGAAGAACACAAGGCTAATTTGCTGCATAACCTTAGATTGATTGTACAGCCAGATACGCTAAATAACTGGAAGAAAAAACATCACAAAGGCAAGTTGTCTTTTTTGGATAAATACATTCCTATACGTCCATTGGTGATGCTTTCAGGCGAGGTAGGGTGTGGTAAAACAGCTTTAGCAAATGCTATAGGTTCACCTTTAGCACAGCAGTTAGGCACGCATTTACTCACGCTCGAAACCCCTTCAAACATTAGAGGAGGTGGCATGGTAGGCGAAATATCTAACCGTATTACAGCCACTTTTGCCAATGCCAAAGCTAAAATTAATAAGGCTAAATGCCCAGGAATACTGATTATAGATGAAGCGGACGATTTGGCAACCAGCCGGGCTCAAAACCAAGCACATCACGAAGATAGGGCAGGGCTGAACGTGCTCATCAAACAAATAGACTTGCTTTCGAGAGAAAAGGTTCCTTTGGCTGTGATTATGATCACCAACCGCCTGGATGTACTTGATCCTGCCTTGAGGCGTAGGGTTGGGTTAGCTTTGGAGTTTAAACGACCCAATAATGAATTTATTCTGAAAAAGTTGTTTGCTACAATACTAGAAGGGGTGAGCTACACAGAAACTGAACTTAAAGAGTTGGTTAAAATTGCCCAAGCAAAGACCCCACACTTTAGCTACTCAGATATTATTCAACGAGTAGGAGGACAAGCGATATTGCAAAGCATGGCACGTGATAAACCGTTAGATATGCATGTGCTCAAGGAGCTATTAAAAAGTACTGCTCCAAGTCCATTACTTGAAAACACAAAGATTGTATAA